Below is a genomic region from Streptomyces roseoviridis.
CCGGCGCCCGTACGCGAGCAGCAGCAGCTCCTGCGCGGGTCGGGCCACCGTGCGGCCCGACCCGTAGGACCAGTCGAGGTCGGTGGCCCGCAGCTCGACGCCGTCGAGCCGCGCCCCGAAGAAGCGCAGGGTCCGCGGCGCGACGGTGTCCAGCACGATCCGCAGACGCTCCTCGGGCACCCGCCGGCCCAGGCCGAGTGCGACGGTGATGTCCAGTCCGTGCACGACGTCGTGCCCCAGCGCCGCCGCCCGGCCGCCCACGGGCGGCCCCCACGGGTGAGCGGCGTTGTCCCGCAGCGCGGCGGCGAGCTCCCGCGGGGACAGAGCGGCCGCGTCCCGGCGCGCGACGCGGTCGGTCATCCGGTGCAGACGGCCGCCCGCCCGGACCAGCTCCAGGGCCGTCCTGCCGAACGAGTACCGGAACCCCATGCTCATGTGCGCGGCGACCTCCCGGACCCGCCACCCGTCGCACAGGCTCGGAGCATCCCACTGCGCCTCGCTCAACCGGTCCAGTACGCCGGCCAGTTCGACCCGCTCGGCCGCGATCGCGGCCCCGATGTCCACCGCTGCAGTGCTCATGATCAACAGCGTCCCCGACCCCTCGCCGGAAGTCCAAGACAGAGGGCTGCTCGCCACTAGCATCGCCGCTTATGGAACTCCGCCAGTTGCAGTACCTCGTCACCGTCGTCGAGAAGGGCAGCTTCACCCGCGCCGCCGCCGGCCTCCACGTCGCCCAGCCGGGCGTGAGCGCCCAGATCCGGCAGCTCGAACGGGAGCTCGGCCAGCCCCTCCTCGACCGGTCCGGGCGCACCGTGACCACCACCGAGGTGGGCGACGCCGTCCTTCCCTACGCGCGGGCGGCGCTCGCGGCCGTCGAGGGGATGCGGCAGACGGTGGAGGAGTACACCGGACTGCTCCGCGGACACGTCCGCCTCGGCCTCGTCTCGGGCGCCGCCACCGACGAGTTCGACCTGGCGACGCTGCTCGCCGACTTCCACGGCGAACACCCCGGGATCGAGATATCCCTCACCGAGGACTCCTCGGCCCACATGCTGACGGCCCTGCGCCGAGGCGAACTCGACCTCGCCGTCATCGGCGTCGCCGCCGACGACGTCCCGCCGGACATCAACCTCCAGATCCTGATCGACACGCCGCTGGTCGCCGCCATGGCCCCGGGCGACCCGCTCCTGCGCACCACCGGAGGAACGACGCTTCCCCTGGCCGAGCTCGCCGCGCGCCCGCTCATCAGCCTCCCGCGCGGCACCGGGATCCGCGGCACGCTCGAACGCGCCTGCCGCAAGGCCGGCTTCACGCCGCGCATCGCCTTCGAGGCCGCCGCGCCGACCCTGCTCGCGCGGCTCGCCTCCCGTGGTCTCGGCGTCGCCGTCCTGCCGGAGATCCCGCCCGAAGCGGCAGCCGCCCTCGGCCTGCGCACCCTGCCGCTGACCGCTCCCGACCTGCGCGGCCGGATCGCCCTCGCCTGGCCCGCCGAGGGCCCCGCCGGACCCGCGGCCAGGGCCCTCCTCACCCGCATGCGCGACGGCCTCCCCCGCACGGTCCGCGCCGCGGCGCACCCCTGACGCGCCGTCGCCCCGCTCCGGGCGTGAGAGCCCCGGCGGGCGGCCGCTTCTGTGCGCGCGCCATGACGCCCGACCTTCGACGGCGGCCGCCAGGTCTTCTCGGTGCGCGGAGCACGCGCGTCACTCGTCGTCGCCCAGCGCTTCCGCGACCACCGCCGCCGCCTCCGCGATCAGGCGGTCGTCATGGGCGTCGTCCGCCCCGCTCCGGCTCGACATGATGGCGATGACGAGGGGAGGGGCGCCGGGCGGCCATGCCACGGCGATGTCGTTGCGGATGCCGTGGACGCCGCCCGTTCCCGTCTTGTCGCCGACCGCCCAGCTCTTGGGGACCCCGGCCCTGATGAGGGTGTCGCCGGTGAGGTTGGTCCGCAGCCATGTGGTGAGCTGTGCGCGTTCCGCGTCGCCGAGCGCGTCGCCGAGCACGAAGGCCCGCAGGTCGCGGGCGAACGCGCGCGGCGTGGTCGTGTTGCGCGTGGCGCCGGGGGACCACCGGTTGAGTTCTGGCTCGCGGTCGTCCACCCGGGTGACGGTGTCGCCCACCGAGGCGAGGGCCCGCTCCAGGCCCTTCGGTCCGCCGAGCGCGTCGAGGAGGAGGTTGGCCGCGGTGTTGTCGCTGTACCGGACGGCGGCCTCGCACAGCTCGCGCAGGGTCATGCCGGTGGCGACGTGCTTCTCGGTGACGGGGGAGTGGGCGACCAGGTCCGCACCCGAGTAGCGGATCACCTCGTCCATGCCGGCGGGCGCGTGCCCGCGCAGGACGGCACCGGCCGCCAGGGCCTTGAACGTGGAGGCGAAGGCGAACCGCAGGTCGCCGTTGTAGGCGACCTCCCGCCCGTCGCCGGTGTCGACGGCGTAGACGCCGAGCCGCGCGTCGTACCTGCGCTCGAGCTCCCCCAGTTCGCGGGCGGCACCGGCGAAGGGCTTCCCGCTCGCGGCGGGCGGCGTCGACACCGACGGCGGGGGAGCGGGAGAGGCCCGTGGGGCGTCGTGGGTGCAGGCGGCGAGCGGGAGGGCGACCGACAGGGCCAGCCCGCCGAGCACCACGCGCCGCACCCGTACGTACCGCATCTTCGTACCTCCTGGTGGTGGGGGAGCACCGAGCACTTCTGGATCAGTGTCCGTGCCGTGGACTAGGTTGTCCCAGTCCGGCAGGCGACTCACCGCGGGGGAAGCATGCTCATGCCCAGGCGCAGCACGTCCAGACCCGACCGCGCCGGCGCCCCGTGACCCCTGCCGCCCACTCCGCCGGGAGCCGCCGGACGAGCCGATGACGGCCTCAGGCGGCGACAGCACTTCTCTTCGCGAACCTCATCGTCAGCAACCGGACGTGCGTGTGCGGGCCCGGGAACGCCCTCGTGGCCCCCACCCGTCGCGTACTCCTGTACTCCCCTTGGAGCCATCGACGTGACCGTGCGAATAACCTCCCCCCGTCGTACCACCATCCTCTTCCTGGTGTGTGCCGCCCTGGCCGCCACAAGCGCCTGCGGCAACCAGAGGGACGACCGCGGAGAGGGCGGCAAGCCGAAGAGCGCAGCCTCCGACGCCCCCCTCAGCGACCGGCTGCCCGCGGACGTCCGGTCCGCCGGCGTGATCAGGGTCGGCTCCGACATCGCCTACCCGCCGGTCGAGTTCAAGGACGCCTCGGGCCGGACGGTCGGCCTCGACGTGGACATCGCCCAGGCCCTGGGCCGCCAGCTCGGCGTGGAACTCCGCTTCGAGAACGGCACGTTCGACACCCTCGTCACCGGACTGCGCGCCGACCGGTACGACATCATCATGTCGGCCATGAACGACACCAAGGACCGTCAGAACGGTGTCGACCCGGCCACCGGCAAGAAGGTCGGCGAGGGCCTGGACTTCGTCGACTACTTCAACGCCGGGGTCTCCCTCTACGGCCGCAGGCAGCACGCCGGCACCGTCAAGGGCTGGAAGGACCTGTGCGGGAAGACCGTCGCCGTCCAGCGCGGCGCCGTCGCCCACAACCTGCTCAAGACCGAGAGCGCCGGCTGCACCCGCTCCGGCAGGCCCGCCATCGACATCGAGGCGTTCGACACCGACGCCGAGGCCCAGATGCGGGTCCGCAGCAACGGAGCCGACTTCGGCAGCTCCGACTTCCCGGCCGCCGCGTACGCCGTGAAGACCTCCGGCGGAGGCAAGGACCTGGCCCTGATCGGCGAGCAGACGGGCGCCCTCCCGTACGGCATCGCCGTCGCCAAGAAGGACACGCGCCTGCGCGACGCGCTCGCCGCGGCCCTCGACGCGATCATCGCCGACGGGCAGTACGGCAGGATCCTGGCCAAGTGGGGCAGCCAGGACGGCGCCGTCACCAGGGCCGTCGTCAACGGCGGTGCCTGATGGCGGGCGCGGACGCCGACATGCGGGCCGTGCCGGTCCGGCACTACGGCCGCTACGCCGCCGCGGTGGTGGTCCTGGCGCTGTTCGGGGCCATCGTCTACGCCTTCGCCCGGGGCCAGGTCAACTGGCGGGCCATCCCCGACTACCTGTTCGACGACCGGGTGCTGCTCGGTGTGCGCGAGACGCTGACGCTGACGGTCCTGTCCATGGTCATCGGGGTGACCGGCGGCATCCTGCTGGCGGTGATGCGCCTGTCGAGGAACCCGGTGACCTCGTCCGTCGCCTGGTTCTACATCTGGTTCTTCCGCGGCACCCCGGTGTACGTGCAGCTGCTGGTCTGGTTCAACCTGGGCCTCGTCTTCGAGTACGTCAACCTCGGGCCGATCTACCAGGACGAGTGGTCGGACTTCATGACCCCGTTCCTCACGGCGCTGCTCGGTCTGGGACTCAACGAGGCCGCCTACATGGCGGAGATCTGCCGGGCCGGCCTGCTCGCGGTCGACGAGGGCCAGACCGAGGCCGCGCACGCCCTCGGCATGCGGCACGGCCGGACGCTGCGGCGGATCGTGATCCCGCAGGCCATGCGGGTGATCGTGCCGCCGACGGGCAACGAGGTCATCAACATGCTGAAGACGACCTCCCTGGTGGCGGCGGTGCAGTACTACGAACTGCTGCGGTACGCGCAGGACATCGGCCAGACCTCCGGCGCCCCCGTGGAGATGCTGTTCCTGGCGGCCGCCTGGTACCTGATCCTGACCTCGGCGCTCAGCGTCGGACAGTACTACCTGGAGCGGTACTACGCCCGCGGCTCGGCGCGGGTCCTGCCGCCGACACCCTGGCAGAAGGTCAGGACCACCCTGTCGA
It encodes:
- the bla gene encoding class A beta-lactamase, which translates into the protein MRYVRVRRVVLGGLALSVALPLAACTHDAPRASPAPPPSVSTPPAASGKPFAGAARELGELERRYDARLGVYAVDTGDGREVAYNGDLRFAFASTFKALAAGAVLRGHAPAGMDEVIRYSGADLVAHSPVTEKHVATGMTLRELCEAAVRYSDNTAANLLLDALGGPKGLERALASVGDTVTRVDDREPELNRWSPGATRNTTTPRAFARDLRAFVLGDALGDAERAQLTTWLRTNLTGDTLIRAGVPKSWAVGDKTGTGGVHGIRNDIAVAWPPGAPPLVIAIMSSRSGADDAHDDRLIAEAAAVVAEALGDDE
- a CDS encoding maleylpyruvate isomerase family mycothiol-dependent enzyme; translation: MSTAAVDIGAAIAAERVELAGVLDRLSEAQWDAPSLCDGWRVREVAAHMSMGFRYSFGRTALELVRAGGRLHRMTDRVARRDAAALSPRELAAALRDNAAHPWGPPVGGRAAALGHDVVHGLDITVALGLGRRVPEERLRIVLDTVAPRTLRFFGARLDGVELRATDLDWSYGSGRTVARPAQELLLLAYGRRVPGADPVR
- a CDS encoding LysR family transcriptional regulator, whose protein sequence is MELRQLQYLVTVVEKGSFTRAAAGLHVAQPGVSAQIRQLERELGQPLLDRSGRTVTTTEVGDAVLPYARAALAAVEGMRQTVEEYTGLLRGHVRLGLVSGAATDEFDLATLLADFHGEHPGIEISLTEDSSAHMLTALRRGELDLAVIGVAADDVPPDINLQILIDTPLVAAMAPGDPLLRTTGGTTLPLAELAARPLISLPRGTGIRGTLERACRKAGFTPRIAFEAAAPTLLARLASRGLGVAVLPEIPPEAAAALGLRTLPLTAPDLRGRIALAWPAEGPAGPAARALLTRMRDGLPRTVRAAAHP
- a CDS encoding ABC transporter substrate-binding protein codes for the protein MRITSPRRTTILFLVCAALAATSACGNQRDDRGEGGKPKSAASDAPLSDRLPADVRSAGVIRVGSDIAYPPVEFKDASGRTVGLDVDIAQALGRQLGVELRFENGTFDTLVTGLRADRYDIIMSAMNDTKDRQNGVDPATGKKVGEGLDFVDYFNAGVSLYGRRQHAGTVKGWKDLCGKTVAVQRGAVAHNLLKTESAGCTRSGRPAIDIEAFDTDAEAQMRVRSNGADFGSSDFPAAAYAVKTSGGGKDLALIGEQTGALPYGIAVAKKDTRLRDALAAALDAIIADGQYGRILAKWGSQDGAVTRAVVNGGA
- a CDS encoding amino acid ABC transporter permease, which translates into the protein MAGADADMRAVPVRHYGRYAAAVVVLALFGAIVYAFARGQVNWRAIPDYLFDDRVLLGVRETLTLTVLSMVIGVTGGILLAVMRLSRNPVTSSVAWFYIWFFRGTPVYVQLLVWFNLGLVFEYVNLGPIYQDEWSDFMTPFLTALLGLGLNEAAYMAEICRAGLLAVDEGQTEAAHALGMRHGRTLRRIVIPQAMRVIVPPTGNEVINMLKTTSLVAAVQYYELLRYAQDIGQTSGAPVEMLFLAAAWYLILTSALSVGQYYLERYYARGSARVLPPTPWQKVRTTLSTFRRPEVGA